Proteins encoded by one window of Streptomyces uncialis:
- a CDS encoding response regulator transcription factor: MTRDQVRVLVADDQALLRGSFRVLVDSDPGLKVVGEADTGVTAVDMALRTRPDVVLMDVRMPEMDGIEATRRICAAPGAKGIRVLMLTMFDLDDYVYAALRGGASGFLLKDTPPGELLAAIRVVASGEGLLAPSVTRRLIAEFVRTPESARPPGRVLAGTTEREREVLTLIARGLSNAEIAAWLHLSPATVKTHVGHLLRKLEARDRAQLVIVAYETGLVAASPEAGA, from the coding sequence ATGACGCGCGACCAGGTCCGGGTGCTCGTCGCCGACGACCAGGCGCTGCTGCGGGGCAGCTTCCGTGTCCTGGTGGACTCCGATCCCGGCCTGAAGGTCGTCGGGGAGGCGGACACCGGGGTGACGGCGGTCGACATGGCTCTGCGTACCCGGCCCGACGTGGTGCTGATGGATGTACGAATGCCCGAGATGGACGGTATCGAGGCGACCCGGAGGATCTGCGCCGCTCCCGGGGCGAAGGGCATCCGGGTGCTGATGCTGACCATGTTCGACCTGGACGACTACGTCTACGCGGCGCTCCGCGGCGGCGCCAGCGGATTCCTGCTCAAGGACACCCCGCCCGGCGAACTGCTGGCGGCCATCCGCGTCGTCGCCTCCGGTGAGGGACTGCTGGCCCCCTCGGTGACCCGCCGCCTGATCGCCGAGTTCGTGCGCACCCCCGAATCGGCCCGCCCTCCCGGGCGCGTCCTCGCCGGTACGACCGAGCGGGAGCGCGAGGTGCTGACGCTCATCGCCCGGGGACTGTCGAACGCCGAGATCGCCGCGTGGTTGCATCTGAGTCCCGCGACCGTGAAGACACACGTGGGCCATCTGCTCAGAAAGCTGGAGGCCCGTGACCGTGCCCAGCTCGTCATCGTCGCCTATGAGACGGGACTGGTGGCGGCCTCGCCGGAGGCGGGAGCGTGA
- a CDS encoding ABC transporter permease subunit → MTMGASWAVLTAELTKIRTVRSTLWTFVLTFLVSVVIGLSLGLAVRGTFDDRTPQERANFDAVYTGFQGLTFSQIILLVFGVLVVSTEYTSGTIRTSLAAVPRRGLFYGAKITVGTLLAAGVALASAFITFFVAQAALGPHSTSFDAPGSARAVWGAALYMTLMCAFAMGAATMLRSSVLALALLVPLFFIVSPILNIIPGVEKAARYLPDQAGAVLMRVVERDDMTTAYGPGTAVLVLVAWTVAAVLGGYAVLRRRDA, encoded by the coding sequence ATGACCATGGGTGCGTCATGGGCGGTGCTCACCGCCGAGCTCACCAAGATCCGTACGGTCCGGTCGACCCTGTGGACGTTCGTGCTGACGTTCCTCGTCTCCGTCGTCATCGGTCTGTCGCTCGGGCTGGCCGTGCGCGGCACCTTCGACGACCGGACCCCGCAGGAGCGGGCGAACTTCGACGCCGTGTACACCGGGTTCCAGGGGCTCACCTTCAGCCAGATCATCCTGCTGGTGTTCGGTGTGCTGGTGGTGAGCACCGAGTACACCAGCGGGACGATCCGTACCTCGCTGGCGGCGGTGCCGCGGCGCGGTCTCTTCTACGGCGCCAAGATCACCGTCGGGACGCTGCTGGCGGCCGGGGTGGCCCTGGCCAGTGCCTTCATCACGTTCTTCGTCGCCCAGGCCGCGCTCGGTCCGCACAGCACCTCGTTCGACGCCCCGGGTTCGGCGCGCGCCGTGTGGGGCGCGGCGCTCTACATGACGCTGATGTGCGCCTTCGCGATGGGCGCGGCCACGATGCTGCGCAGTTCGGTCCTCGCCCTGGCGCTCCTGGTGCCGCTGTTCTTCATCGTGTCGCCGATCCTGAACATCATCCCGGGGGTGGAGAAGGCCGCCCGGTACCTCCCGGACCAGGCGGGTGCCGTCCTGATGCGGGTCGTCGAGCGGGACGACATGACCACGGCGTACGGACCGGGCACCGCGGTGCTGGTCCTCGTGGCGTGGACGGTCGCGGCGGTGCTGGGCGGCTACGCGGTGCTGCGCAGACGCGACGCGTGA
- a CDS encoding lasso peptide biosynthesis PqqD family chaperone yields MSLTLRTDVTATDTGGGMVLLDQRGGRYWQLNPAGATVLRLLLDGRSPQEVAERLARDSSVAAERALSDVRTLVDALSEARLVVAS; encoded by the coding sequence ATGAGTCTCACCCTGAGAACGGATGTCACCGCCACCGACACCGGCGGCGGGATGGTCCTGCTGGACCAGCGCGGCGGACGCTACTGGCAGCTCAACCCGGCCGGGGCGACCGTACTGCGGCTGCTGCTGGACGGGCGGTCGCCGCAGGAGGTCGCGGAGCGGCTGGCCCGGGACAGCTCCGTGGCCGCCGAGCGGGCGCTGAGCGATGTGCGGACGCTGGTCGACGCGCTGAGCGAGGCCCGTCTGGTGGTGGCGTCATGA
- a CDS encoding lasso RiPP family leader peptide-containing protein gives MIEDIEIYEAPTLVEVGDFTELTLGTPWGCPNDLVGWNTPFAC, from the coding sequence ATGATCGAGGACATCGAGATCTACGAGGCACCCACGCTGGTCGAGGTCGGGGACTTCACCGAGCTGACGCTCGGTACGCCCTGGGGCTGCCCGAACGACCTGGTCGGCTGGAACACGCCGTTCGCCTGCTGA
- a CDS encoding asparagine synthase-related protein, which produces MDFLILPDSEDAAALAQVRAQPGGSRDRNERRDPRVVRHASGRPWVVGHWDEDEIVTVSAGDRRIVLLGHARPAPGTLERLLETARSLHDVDSLARRLPGSCHLTASFEGRVRAQGTLSTARQIFHTRVSGVTVAAGDPARLAALAGRGVDEESLALRLLTPGPPWPLSLRTVWSGVAQSAPGHWLELTPGGECRAHRWWSVPEPVAPLSRSAGTVRSALRDAVGARARAGTAVSADLSGGMDSTSLCFLAAATGAELHTHHWQPLDLANDDALWWERSAAALPDARHRSVPADRRPTWFQTPPEHHAAGGGLLEGPLAWHRNHAQMEFVARAAAGAGARTHLMGVGGDELFSPSPTYLWSMVRGHPLTSLPDLNRMRLLNRWWLGPTVRGLLDSRPFAASLRAVADGLTDPLPHPREPSFGWGGVPRMPPWATGDAVATVRRLLGEAADARPGPMHRDRHQHQVIEGALVSGSALRQMNLALDGTGVTLEAPFLDDRVLEAALMVRTEDRVARGRYKPVLTAAMRGVVPAQLLGRRSKGEFSAEAYEGLLRNRRLLLERCDDLELARLGLVDAGALRAGLLGPKPETRDLTPFENTLSCEAWLRGPVRTAPAAALTAHPTGEPR; this is translated from the coding sequence ATGGACTTCCTGATCCTCCCGGACAGCGAGGACGCCGCCGCGCTCGCCCAGGTCCGGGCGCAGCCGGGCGGCTCCCGGGACCGGAACGAACGCCGGGACCCGCGGGTGGTGCGGCACGCCTCGGGACGGCCGTGGGTGGTCGGCCACTGGGACGAGGACGAGATCGTGACGGTGAGCGCGGGGGACCGCCGGATCGTGCTGCTGGGCCACGCCCGGCCCGCTCCGGGCACGCTGGAACGGCTGCTGGAGACGGCACGCTCGCTGCACGATGTGGACTCCCTGGCCCGTCGGCTGCCGGGAAGCTGCCATCTGACGGCCTCCTTCGAGGGCCGGGTACGGGCGCAGGGCACCTTGTCGACCGCACGGCAGATCTTCCATACCCGGGTCTCCGGCGTCACGGTGGCCGCCGGTGATCCGGCCCGTCTCGCGGCGCTCGCCGGGCGGGGCGTCGACGAGGAATCGCTGGCGTTGCGGCTGCTGACCCCGGGGCCGCCGTGGCCGCTGAGCCTGCGGACGGTCTGGTCCGGTGTGGCGCAGTCGGCCCCCGGCCACTGGCTGGAGCTGACCCCCGGCGGTGAGTGCCGCGCCCACCGGTGGTGGAGTGTGCCGGAGCCCGTCGCCCCGCTGTCCCGGTCGGCCGGCACGGTGCGTTCCGCGTTGCGTGACGCGGTCGGGGCCCGGGCCCGGGCGGGCACCGCCGTCAGCGCCGACCTCTCCGGCGGGATGGACTCCACCAGCCTGTGTTTCCTGGCCGCCGCCACCGGGGCGGAGCTGCACACCCATCACTGGCAGCCGCTGGACCTCGCGAACGACGACGCGCTGTGGTGGGAGCGGTCGGCCGCCGCGCTGCCGGACGCCCGCCACCGGTCCGTCCCGGCGGACCGCAGGCCGACGTGGTTCCAGACGCCGCCGGAGCACCACGCGGCGGGTGGCGGTCTGCTGGAAGGGCCGCTGGCGTGGCACCGCAACCACGCCCAGATGGAGTTCGTCGCGCGCGCCGCGGCGGGAGCCGGGGCACGGACGCATCTGATGGGGGTCGGCGGGGACGAGCTGTTCTCCCCCAGCCCCACGTATCTGTGGTCCATGGTGCGCGGACATCCGCTGACCAGCCTGCCGGATCTGAACCGGATGCGGCTGCTGAACCGCTGGTGGCTCGGCCCCACGGTCCGCGGTCTCCTGGACTCCAGGCCCTTCGCCGCCTCGCTGCGGGCCGTCGCCGACGGTCTCACCGATCCCCTTCCGCACCCGCGGGAGCCCTCGTTCGGCTGGGGCGGGGTGCCCAGGATGCCGCCGTGGGCCACCGGGGACGCCGTCGCGACCGTACGGCGGCTGCTGGGCGAGGCCGCCGACGCGCGGCCCGGGCCGATGCACCGGGACCGGCATCAGCACCAGGTGATCGAGGGGGCGCTGGTGAGCGGCAGCGCGCTGCGCCAGATGAATCTCGCCCTCGACGGCACCGGCGTCACGCTGGAGGCCCCTTTCCTGGACGATCGTGTGCTCGAAGCGGCGCTCATGGTGCGGACCGAGGACCGGGTCGCCCGGGGCCGGTACAAGCCGGTCCTGACCGCCGCGATGCGCGGGGTCGTCCCCGCCCAACTGCTCGGCCGCCGCAGCAAGGGCGAGTTCAGCGCCGAGGCGTACGAGGGCCTGCTGCGCAACCGGCGGCTGCTGCTGGAGCGGTGCGACGATCTGGAGCTCGCCCGGCTGGGGCTGGTGGACGCCGGCGCGCTCCGTGCCGGGCTGCTGGGTCCGAAGCCCGAGACCCGGGATCTGACGCCGTTCGAGAACACCCTGTCCTGCGAGGCCTGGCTGCGCGGGCCGGTCCGCACCGCCCCCGCGGCGGCATTGACGGCACACCCGACAGGAGAGCCACGATGA
- a CDS encoding sensor histidine kinase, protein MQAPGPLPVVPRRLSRGGLIAVDGLAAAGYATLLLVAALTEVRPADPGVPLWAECLVVALTGLPIAVRRPFPLTALGIALVLAVASVLLDMVRDPFVVVCLTLYTVAVTDPARRWIPWLAASMLGLAGALGTPLTTTPYWWLDGPGLILFGWAAMAGSWTVGRAVKERRAAIAHFTEQVAERAAAEERLRIARELHDIVTHSMGLIAVKSAVANHVARTRPEEVQDALRVIEATSRSTLREMRQMLGVLRSEVEPGPLGPAPGLARLPELAERAGTAGVTVEMELRTEDTLPEGLELSVYRIAQEALTNVIKHAAPASCRILVTADGRTVTIEVSDDGGGGRHPQGHPPARPGPGSGRHGLLGMRERAALYGGSFTAGPSPDGGFRVRAQLPYQPVVKSGDGV, encoded by the coding sequence GTGCAAGCGCCCGGCCCCCTCCCCGTTGTGCCCCGCCGGCTGAGCCGTGGCGGGCTGATCGCCGTCGACGGCCTGGCCGCCGCCGGGTACGCCACGCTGCTGCTGGTGGCCGCCCTCACCGAGGTACGGCCCGCGGACCCGGGCGTGCCGCTGTGGGCGGAGTGCCTGGTCGTCGCCCTGACCGGCCTCCCGATCGCCGTCCGCCGCCCCTTCCCGCTCACCGCCCTGGGTATCGCGCTCGTCCTCGCCGTGGCCTCCGTGCTGCTCGACATGGTGCGGGACCCGTTCGTCGTGGTCTGTCTGACGCTCTACACCGTCGCCGTCACCGACCCCGCGCGGCGGTGGATTCCCTGGCTCGCGGCCTCGATGCTCGGCCTCGCCGGCGCGCTCGGGACCCCGCTGACCACCACCCCGTACTGGTGGCTCGACGGCCCCGGGCTCATCCTCTTCGGCTGGGCGGCCATGGCGGGGTCCTGGACGGTCGGGCGGGCCGTGAAGGAGCGGCGGGCGGCCATCGCGCACTTCACCGAGCAGGTCGCCGAACGCGCCGCCGCGGAGGAACGCCTGCGTATCGCCCGCGAGTTGCATGACATCGTGACCCACAGCATGGGGCTGATCGCCGTGAAGTCCGCGGTGGCGAACCATGTGGCCCGCACCCGTCCGGAGGAGGTCCAGGACGCCTTGCGTGTCATCGAGGCGACCAGCCGCAGCACGCTCCGCGAGATGCGGCAGATGCTCGGCGTCCTGCGCTCCGAGGTCGAACCCGGCCCACTGGGCCCCGCCCCCGGTCTGGCCCGGCTGCCCGAGCTCGCGGAGCGGGCGGGCACGGCGGGTGTCACCGTCGAGATGGAACTGCGCACCGAGGACACCCTGCCGGAAGGACTGGAACTGTCGGTGTACCGGATCGCCCAGGAGGCCCTGACGAATGTGATCAAGCACGCCGCCCCCGCGTCCTGCCGCATCCTGGTCACCGCCGACGGCCGTACGGTGACGATCGAGGTCAGCGACGACGGCGGCGGTGGTCGGCACCCGCAGGGACACCCACCGGCCCGGCCGGGCCCCGGCAGCGGGCGGCACGGTCTGCTGGGGATGCGGGAGCGCGCGGCACTGTACGGCGGCTCCTTCACCGCCGGACCGTCGCCCGACGGCGGCTTCCGGGTCCGCGCCCAGCTGCCCTACCAGCCCGTCGTCAAGAGCGGGGACGGCGTATGA
- a CDS encoding ATP-binding cassette domain-containing protein: MTGDAGTPAVHAEGLCKLFGDREAVTGVDLSVRAGEIFGFLGPNGAGKSTTISMLCTLLRPTLGHAAVAGHDVVREPDEVRRRIGLVFQESTVDGDLTAEDNLRFHAELFGMPRREARRTIAAMLDMVDLTERAGTRVRTFSGGMRRRLEIVRGLLHSPHVLFLDEPTTGLDPQTRVAIWEHLHRMRDERGTTLFLTTHQMEEAEHCDRIAIIDNGEIVAEGATDELKAVIGEDLITLRTGDDDTAVKVLRERFRLDAAAGPGGVRLRAADGAAFVPTLCAELTVPVHSVTVAPPTLDDVFLHYTGRTIREAETGPMTMADLVARRR; the protein is encoded by the coding sequence GTGACGGGGGACGCGGGGACCCCCGCCGTGCACGCCGAGGGGCTGTGCAAGCTCTTCGGCGACCGGGAGGCCGTGACGGGGGTGGACCTCAGTGTGCGGGCGGGTGAGATCTTCGGTTTCCTGGGCCCGAACGGCGCGGGGAAGAGCACCACGATCAGCATGCTTTGCACCCTGCTGCGGCCGACCCTGGGGCATGCGGCCGTCGCCGGTCATGATGTGGTCCGCGAACCGGACGAGGTCCGTCGCCGTATCGGTCTGGTCTTCCAGGAGTCCACCGTGGACGGCGATCTGACCGCCGAGGACAATCTGAGGTTCCACGCGGAGCTCTTCGGGATGCCCCGGCGCGAGGCGCGCCGGACGATCGCCGCGATGCTCGACATGGTGGACCTCACCGAGCGCGCGGGTACCAGGGTGCGTACGTTCTCCGGTGGTATGAGGAGGCGGCTGGAGATCGTGCGGGGGCTGCTGCACTCCCCGCATGTCCTGTTCCTGGACGAGCCGACCACCGGACTCGATCCGCAGACCCGGGTGGCCATCTGGGAGCATCTGCACCGGATGCGCGACGAGCGCGGCACCACCCTCTTCCTGACGACACATCAGATGGAGGAGGCCGAGCACTGCGACCGGATCGCCATCATCGACAACGGCGAGATCGTCGCCGAGGGCGCCACGGACGAGTTGAAGGCCGTGATCGGCGAGGATCTGATCACCCTGCGCACGGGGGACGACGACACGGCCGTGAAGGTGCTGCGGGAGCGTTTCCGGCTGGACGCGGCGGCCGGGCCCGGCGGGGTGCGGCTGCGGGCGGCGGACGGGGCGGCGTTCGTACCCACGCTGTGCGCCGAACTCACCGTGCCGGTGCACTCGGTGACCGTCGCACCGCCCACGCTGGACGATGTGTTCCTGCACTACACCGGCCGCACCATCCGGGAAGCGGAGACCGGACCGATGACGATGGCCGATCTGGTCGCCAGGAGGAGGTAG
- a CDS encoding ABC transporter permease, giving the protein MSGTEVAHAGGTRVAQPPSPPGPRRPGHRDLRTLKVMWQREMIRFLGNRLQIGMGLLTPLMFLLILGTGLNEVGAGGGSYQGFLFPGVLMMALQAPAIAVGAAIVWDRQTGFLRQMLVAPVRRGTLLLGICLGGATTGAAYAAMVLATAGIVGIPYRAGMLLVLLELALISFAFTAMGVLAAVCITRPQTFQIAVSLAMMPMLFLSGAMFPASGLPGWLGTAVLLNPLTYGVDAVRRTLPGDGVVDYGGRAAGPELWGWAPPVALEVGLIAVLALLAVAVAGRRFTRAA; this is encoded by the coding sequence ATGTCAGGTACGGAGGTCGCCCACGCCGGTGGGACACGGGTGGCACAGCCGCCGTCGCCGCCGGGCCCCCGCCGGCCCGGCCACCGGGATCTGCGGACGCTCAAGGTGATGTGGCAGCGCGAGATGATCCGCTTCCTGGGCAACCGGTTGCAGATCGGTATGGGGCTGCTGACACCGCTGATGTTCCTGCTGATCCTGGGCACCGGCCTGAACGAGGTGGGCGCGGGCGGCGGAAGCTATCAGGGATTCCTCTTCCCCGGTGTGCTGATGATGGCGTTGCAGGCGCCCGCGATCGCGGTCGGGGCGGCCATCGTGTGGGACCGTCAGACGGGGTTCCTGCGCCAGATGCTCGTCGCCCCGGTGCGCCGCGGGACGCTGCTCCTCGGCATCTGTCTGGGCGGCGCGACCACCGGTGCCGCGTATGCCGCGATGGTGCTCGCCACGGCCGGGATCGTGGGCATCCCCTATCGTGCCGGGATGCTGCTCGTGCTGCTCGAACTGGCGCTGATCTCCTTCGCCTTCACAGCGATGGGGGTTTTGGCGGCGGTGTGCATCACACGGCCGCAGACGTTCCAGATCGCGGTGAGCCTGGCGATGATGCCGATGCTCTTCCTGTCCGGCGCGATGTTCCCGGCCAGCGGGCTGCCCGGCTGGCTGGGCACCGCTGTGCTGCTCAATCCGCTGACCTACGGTGTCGACGCCGTACGCCGCACCCTCCCCGGGGACGGGGTCGTCGACTACGGCGGCCGGGCCGCGGGGCCCGAGCTGTGGGGCTGGGCCCCGCCGGTCGCGCTGGAGGTCGGTCTGATCGCGGTACTGGCCCTGCTGGCGGTCGCGGTGGCGGGTCGCCGTTTCACCCGCGCGGCGTGA
- a CDS encoding ABC transporter ATP-binding protein — translation MIELNELTKRYGETVAVDRLSFQVRPGRVTGFLGPNGAGKSTTMRMMLGLDRPASGEIRFDGRPYARPADPLRHVGALLEAKDVHSGRTAHNHLLWLAQSNRIPRRRVREVLELVGLESVAGRRAGQFSLGMSQRLGVAAALLGDPPVLLFDEPVNGLDPEGIRWIRDLMKELAGEGRTVFVSSHLMSEMALTAEHLIVIGRGRLLADTGMKEFIARNSLTFVRVRTPEPDRMHQVLTERGITVTRAADGALEAVGDQAATIGELAARQGLTVHEVSVQSASLEDAFMRLTEQDVEYRSPVSRTVGQQGERQPTGQGKES, via the coding sequence GTGATCGAACTGAACGAACTGACCAAACGCTACGGCGAGACCGTGGCCGTCGACCGGCTGTCCTTCCAGGTGCGCCCCGGGCGGGTGACGGGCTTCCTCGGGCCGAACGGCGCGGGCAAGTCGACCACGATGCGGATGATGCTCGGTCTGGACCGCCCGGCCTCCGGAGAGATCCGGTTCGACGGCCGGCCGTACGCGCGGCCGGCCGATCCGCTGCGGCACGTCGGTGCCCTGCTGGAGGCCAAGGACGTGCACAGCGGCCGCACGGCCCACAACCATCTGCTGTGGCTGGCGCAGAGCAACCGGATTCCCCGGCGCCGGGTGCGGGAGGTGCTCGAACTCGTGGGTCTGGAGAGCGTGGCCGGGCGGCGGGCCGGGCAGTTCTCCCTCGGGATGAGCCAGCGTCTGGGGGTCGCGGCCGCGCTGCTCGGCGACCCGCCGGTGCTGCTGTTCGACGAGCCGGTGAACGGACTCGACCCGGAGGGCATCCGCTGGATCAGGGATCTGATGAAGGAGCTCGCCGGTGAAGGGCGCACGGTGTTCGTCTCCAGCCATCTGATGAGCGAGATGGCCCTCACCGCGGAACACCTCATCGTGATCGGGCGGGGGCGGCTGCTCGCGGACACCGGTATGAAGGAGTTCATCGCACGCAACTCCCTGACCTTCGTCCGGGTCCGCACACCGGAACCGGACCGGATGCACCAGGTCCTGACCGAGCGGGGCATCACGGTGACCCGGGCGGCGGACGGCGCGCTGGAGGCCGTGGGGGACCAGGCCGCGACCATCGGCGAGCTGGCCGCCCGGCAGGGGCTGACGGTGCACGAGGTGAGCGTGCAGTCCGCCTCGCTGGAGGACGCGTTCATGCGGCTCACCGAGCAGGACGTGGAGTACCGCTCCCCGGTCTCCCGCACCGTGGGCCAGCAGGGCGAACGGCAGCCCACCGGCCAGGGAAAGGAATCATGA
- a CDS encoding response regulator translates to MTVGVFLVDDHPMFREGMRAALESSGELKVVGEAFSGEDALDLVPELGSSVDVVLMDLRLPGISGLETIRELTADAASGPAGTHRPRVLVVSMSAEDDEVVAVLRAGAHGYVTKDASRDVLLRAVLTVVEGGAVFSSDIAQRLGTYFSAVHELPSRAAFPQLTDREREVLDLVARGYSNRRIARALVLSEKTVRNHVSHVFAKLQVNDRSMAGVRARDAGLGR, encoded by the coding sequence ATGACCGTCGGGGTGTTTCTTGTCGACGACCATCCGATGTTCCGGGAGGGGATGCGGGCCGCCCTGGAGAGCAGCGGTGAACTGAAGGTGGTCGGCGAGGCGTTCAGCGGTGAGGACGCCCTGGACCTCGTACCGGAGCTGGGTTCCTCGGTGGATGTGGTCCTGATGGATCTGAGGCTTCCCGGGATCTCGGGGCTGGAGACGATCAGGGAGCTCACCGCGGACGCCGCGAGCGGTCCGGCCGGCACCCACCGGCCACGGGTGCTCGTCGTGTCGATGTCCGCGGAGGACGACGAGGTGGTGGCGGTCCTGCGGGCCGGTGCGCACGGCTATGTGACCAAGGACGCGTCGCGGGACGTGCTGCTGCGTGCCGTTCTCACGGTGGTGGAGGGCGGGGCGGTCTTCAGCTCCGACATCGCGCAGCGGCTCGGCACCTACTTCTCGGCGGTGCACGAACTGCCCAGCCGGGCCGCGTTCCCCCAGCTCACGGACCGTGAGCGGGAGGTACTCGATCTGGTGGCACGTGGCTACAGCAACCGACGGATCGCGCGTGCGCTCGTGCTCTCCGAGAAGACCGTCCGCAACCATGTCTCGCACGTCTTCGCCAAGCTCCAGGTCAACGACCGTTCCATGGCGGGGGTACGGGCCCGTGACGCCGGGCTCGGCAGATGA
- a CDS encoding lasso peptide biosynthesis B2 protein has product MTMPVASELSVRLSWHRHLTARGAVVVARPLSLLPPRRLGQVLRFARRGTRPATAAQALGARQAVVTVSARCAGQGCLQRSIATVLLCRLRGRWPDWCTGVRTEPFRAHAWVEVGGAAVGEGDDTTLFHTMMSVRHPSGGRP; this is encoded by the coding sequence ATGACGATGCCCGTCGCCTCCGAGCTCTCGGTCCGGCTGTCCTGGCACCGGCACCTCACCGCGCGCGGCGCGGTCGTCGTGGCGCGTCCCTTGAGTCTGCTGCCGCCGCGCAGGCTGGGTCAGGTGCTGCGGTTCGCCCGGCGGGGCACCCGTCCGGCGACCGCCGCGCAGGCGCTCGGTGCCCGTCAGGCGGTGGTGACGGTCAGCGCCCGGTGCGCCGGGCAGGGCTGTCTCCAGCGGTCGATCGCGACGGTCCTGCTGTGCCGGTTGCGGGGGCGGTGGCCGGACTGGTGCACGGGTGTCCGTACCGAGCCGTTCCGGGCGCACGCCTGGGTGGAGGTAGGCGGCGCCGCGGTCGGGGAGGGCGACGACACGACCCTGTTCCACACGATGATGAGCGTCCGGCACCCGTCGGGCGGGCGGCCGTGA
- a CDS encoding sensor histidine kinase, whose translation MSALITYVAYALAPVDTDSPGEQPSPVGWLTILIPAAMALPVYTALAGRLRRSNRRIWPGLGVPVLCGALLMVAAMVPAAGIGVLCFLSGLLLRGPRRTESLDPALSPAAALALRRRVDAARQEERRRLRYDIHDTLGPTLLGIRLRLDTAAAGLAHDPKTRRLLTEAAAETLRAAQGVHSITDTAPSGGTDGVGLPDALRQLVSSLGDSAPEITLEVSCGPPLVAAATKAALYRIAAESLTNAVRHAGAARIDVQLSADGGNMVLEVRDDGTGEWAGQPRDHGIGLVSMARSAEAVGGRCTVGPRSDASPGTVVRAVVPRIPTRRTRRDASRSAA comes from the coding sequence GTGTCCGCCCTGATCACCTATGTCGCCTACGCCCTCGCCCCGGTCGACACGGACTCCCCGGGCGAGCAGCCCAGCCCGGTCGGCTGGCTGACCATCCTGATTCCGGCCGCGATGGCACTGCCCGTGTACACCGCGCTCGCCGGACGGCTGCGGCGGTCGAACCGCCGGATCTGGCCCGGACTGGGGGTCCCGGTGCTCTGCGGGGCGCTGCTCATGGTGGCGGCCATGGTCCCGGCGGCGGGCATCGGGGTGCTGTGCTTCCTGAGCGGCCTGCTGCTGCGGGGACCGCGCCGGACGGAGTCCCTGGACCCGGCGCTCTCCCCCGCGGCGGCCCTGGCCCTGCGCCGGCGCGTGGACGCCGCCCGGCAGGAGGAGCGCCGCCGGCTGCGCTACGACATCCACGACACACTGGGTCCGACCCTGCTCGGCATCAGACTGCGGTTGGACACGGCCGCCGCCGGTCTCGCGCACGACCCCAAGACGCGACGGCTGCTCACCGAGGCCGCGGCCGAGACACTGCGCGCGGCGCAGGGCGTCCACAGCATCACCGACACCGCGCCGTCCGGCGGCACGGACGGCGTGGGACTGCCCGACGCGCTGCGGCAACTGGTCAGCAGCCTGGGCGATTCGGCGCCGGAGATCACCCTGGAGGTTTCCTGTGGTCCGCCGCTCGTGGCAGCGGCCACGAAAGCGGCGCTCTATCGCATCGCGGCGGAGAGCCTGACCAACGCGGTCCGGCACGCGGGGGCCGCGCGCATAGACGTACAGCTGTCGGCGGATGGCGGGAACATGGTCCTGGAGGTGCGCGACGACGGCACCGGGGAGTGGGCCGGGCAGCCGCGTGACCACGGGATCGGCCTCGTCTCCATGGCCCGCAGCGCCGAAGCGGTGGGGGGCCGATGTACGGTCGGCCCGCGCTCCGACGCGTCCCCGGGGACCGTGGTGCGGGCCGTAGTGCCCCGAATACCCACGCGGCGGACCCGCCGGGACGCGTCCCGGAGCGCCGCATGA